The following is a genomic window from Micropterus dolomieu isolate WLL.071019.BEF.003 ecotype Adirondacks linkage group LG12, ASM2129224v1, whole genome shotgun sequence.
TGTGTGAGTAAAAATCATTAGCTGCACATTTATATCAACGATCGTGTCAAATTTTAATAGCGCCGAccattcattcagcagcggtgCTGCGCCAAATATAAGGGGAACACGTGTCTGTTATGTGCTCGTCAACATTAACTTATCAATTCAAATTTAGACAATCGATTTTTCACATCTGTGAATCGAAAGAAATTCCCACCTGTAATAGTTTGCAGTCCAAACCTTGACAGTGAACTATGAgggcaaaatatatatatatttttaaaatcattcaTTGTACTCAAGGTAAAGTCTTCAATTAGTCGTGATTTTGATTTCAGATCAAATGGCAAGGCCCTTGGTTCACAGTCTTGACAACCATGTCCACCTCCTGAGAAACAGCTGCTTCCACAAAAAGATCTCCAATCTAAAGTCTTCAGTCTGTCTTGTTGTGTGTTAATCTGTGTTTTGTGAGGTGCTGAAGGAGCCTGAAGCCTCTCTTACAGTGTTCGCACTCAAACggcttctctcctgtgtgaaTGCGCATGTGTTTGGTGAGGTTGCTCTTGTGGTTGAATTTTTTCCCGCACTCTTTACATTCGTAAGGTTTCTCCCCAGAGTGGACCAGCTGGTGTTTCTTCAAGTTCACGGTCTGGGAAAAGCCCTTTCCGCACAGGGAGCAGCGATGCGGCTTCTCTGCCATGTCGCTGCACTCGTGACTGCTCAGCTCTGCGAGCGCGCTGAAGCTCTGTCCACACAGGGAGCATCGTGGTGGTTTCTCCTCGTGCGAGgacttgtgtgttttcagagttGACGGATTGgcgaaagctttcccacactggtcacactTGAATGGTTTCTCCCCCGTGTGGCTGCGCTCATGGATGACCAGGTGCTGCAGCAGGCGGCAGCGCTTGTCGCAGTGTGAGCAGCGGTAGGGTTTCTCCCCGGTGTGCACCATTGTGTGCTTCTTCAAATTATTCCTTACACTGAAGGCTTTGGGGCAAAGGGAGCACTTGAAGGGTTTCTCTCCTGAGTGGGTGTACTGGTGTGCTGCCAGATCGGTCAGCACCCTAAACCGCTTTGGACATAACTTGCACTGATATGGTTTCTCCCCCGTGTGGACGCGTTCATGCTGCTTCAGTTTCGTCAGCTGTTTGAAGCTTTTTggacagcagctgcagctgtatGGTCTCTCCTCAGAGTGACTGAGCATGTGGATTTTCAGGTCTCCTTTCCTGGCGCAGGTCTTTCCACACTGCTCACATTTAAATGGCTTCTCCCCCGTATGGATCAGCAGGTGCTCCTTCAGAGTTCCCTCTCTCCCGAACTGCCTCCCACACACCTCACAGCTGTAAGATTTCTCTCCCGTGTGGGTGAGGAGGTGCTGCCGGAGGGTGTGCAACATGTAGAAGCTTTTATCACATTGCTTGCAGGGGTG
Proteins encoded in this region:
- the LOC123981191 gene encoding zinc finger protein 708-like — protein: MASPCSLSQLGLKRLSVHLVDCLKTPADLGPSVRLEPEDSSDDPSVFAAMERSVCVKASGLNGQTVHVAAEQSQASIKVKLEEQDEQSEADNYFENPQQENTIKLELDQPLDWCDIGAEIHLYKEVGASECDDKDPNQEQTKPEESDVLHPINAGADGTQLVVQEEGSVTWLIQDYKLSLKTGKPGDAGQRQEEAKSKNCPSDNVNTAEQHEAEDVEASEPAGGAEKNPQEDASEPRHHHCELCGKSFARRSNVTRHQRHHCSVTGGTLSQPESGQMEQDTYSCDKCSLTFETKRHLRRHVRVHTENSENQEGKDTSEEAPRERCHPCKQCDKSFYMLHTLRQHLLTHTGEKSYSCEVCGRQFGREGTLKEHLLIHTGEKPFKCEQCGKTCARKGDLKIHMLSHSEERPYSCSCCPKSFKQLTKLKQHERVHTGEKPYQCKLCPKRFRVLTDLAAHQYTHSGEKPFKCSLCPKAFSVRNNLKKHTMVHTGEKPYRCSHCDKRCRLLQHLVIHERSHTGEKPFKCDQCGKAFANPSTLKTHKSSHEEKPPRCSLCGQSFSALAELSSHECSDMAEKPHRCSLCGKGFSQTVNLKKHQLVHSGEKPYECKECGKKFNHKSNLTKHMRIHTGEKPFECEHCKRGFRLLQHLTKHRLTHNKTD